The following nucleotide sequence is from Tribolium castaneum strain GA2 chromosome 5, icTriCast1.1, whole genome shotgun sequence.
tgttttgtaattttgcccATTTATGAGCTTCATGCAGGAACTTTTTCCGTTCTTTGAGATGTGTTTTGGCCTTTTGGCGATACGTGGCAATGGAAGATGTTTCAGCTCCGTCAACTACACAATAATCCTCCATATTTCCAACTATGTAAGTTTTATCATCTTCAATGTACTGAAATAACCACGTCTTCTTCTTTAACAAATCGATCAGAATCGGGTATTACCTCGGTCGAATAGTCAAAATCACCTCCCAGTTCTTGTAGAATTTTTCTGAATTCGTCATGTTCGTTTACCAGTTCATTTAGCAACTCGTCTTGTGCTTCCTTCTCCCGAAGAATTGCTTCAATGCAAGCCGCATACAATTGTTTACCGATTGAAACAGGAATTTCCACAACTGTTACAAATCCAGAAGGGATAAGGAAGTCCGAATCCGAAAACATCTGGGCAAGTTGGGTAATCACTTCTTCTCcgagttttattttgaaaaagccTTCATTGCGCTTGATTGCTAACTGGTTtcctttccaaaaaaattgtttaaaaccgTTGATTATATAATCAAAAAAGCGGCGAAGGTAACTCTTCTGTGCGTAATCACTTTTTCTTCCACCAAACATTTCAGGTTCTTTGGTTGAGGCGGAGTTGCACATTTTTACACTTTCTGAATAGAGGCGATCGATCACACTCCAAAGGGCAGTAGGTAAATAAacaatgaacaaaaaaataatgtt
It contains:
- the LOC103313264 gene encoding uncharacterized protein LOC103313264 isoform X2, which translates into the protein MCNSASTKEPEMFGGRKSDYAQKSYLRRFFDYIINGFKQFFWKGNQLAIKRNEGFFKIKLGEEVITQLAQMFSDSDFLIPSGFVTVVEIPVSIGKQLYAACIEAILREKEAQDELLNELVNEHDEFRKILQELGGDFDYSTEYIEDDKTYIVGNMEDYCVVDGAETSSIATYRQKAKTHLKERKKFLHEAHKWAKLQNKHFAQQNFAQAQKHFQQYEAASKMVFKILFERCFKQISNQSCVDLHGFTVGDAIGVLDEFLDKNIEQLENGPVDVKSLMVITGQGKHSVGGIAKIKPAVCERLKARGLRYSMVNPGLLKVKIQFDSLLAEEVL